One segment of Chthonomonas sp. DNA contains the following:
- a CDS encoding LCP family protein — MAAKKKKPIWLRILAGLTYGALCLAMVSCGTIWYAFNQSETLTQFMRQKVFNTPPQVAFNNENTVNMLILGCDEDRYYGGKQVLKTAARSDMILLARLDFVNRKITGVSIPRDVVVEMPGFRRSRINAFHAMGSTPEEGRQLAKRAVEYVLGVDVDRVMEVNYEKFQEMIDLVGGVEVFVDKPLKYTDKRGGLFIDIDAGRQHLAGYDAMCFVRYRKGDSDFKRQDRQKQLLFAFKEQLFHQPGKLPTVVEKVREVLGNELSAEEVAALGLFAQAIGNDNIKLGQVPVIELQHYDLAIDRDKLDETLRTYNFREGRETAYRVAQ, encoded by the coding sequence ATGGCTGCAAAGAAGAAAAAGCCGATTTGGTTGAGAATACTGGCGGGGCTCACTTACGGCGCACTGTGCTTGGCCATGGTGAGCTGCGGCACGATTTGGTACGCCTTCAACCAGAGCGAAACGCTCACCCAGTTCATGCGGCAAAAAGTTTTCAACACCCCTCCGCAGGTTGCATTCAACAACGAGAACACCGTCAACATGCTCATTCTGGGCTGTGACGAAGACCGCTACTACGGCGGCAAGCAAGTTTTGAAAACGGCAGCGCGCAGTGACATGATTCTGCTCGCCCGTCTTGATTTCGTGAACCGCAAGATCACCGGCGTTTCGATTCCGCGTGACGTGGTGGTCGAAATGCCCGGATTTCGACGCTCCCGTATCAACGCGTTTCACGCGATGGGCTCAACGCCCGAAGAAGGCCGGCAACTGGCCAAGCGTGCCGTCGAGTACGTCCTTGGCGTCGATGTTGACCGCGTCATGGAAGTCAACTACGAGAAGTTTCAGGAGATGATCGATCTAGTTGGCGGGGTCGAGGTCTTTGTCGACAAGCCGCTTAAGTACACCGACAAGCGCGGAGGTCTATTCATCGACATCGATGCGGGCCGGCAGCACCTGGCGGGGTACGACGCGATGTGCTTCGTCCGTTATCGCAAGGGTGACAGCGACTTCAAACGCCAGGATCGCCAGAAGCAACTGCTGTTTGCTTTCAAGGAGCAACTCTTCCATCAGCCGGGCAAACTCCCCACGGTCGTCGAGAAGGTGCGTGAAGTCCTCGGAAACGAGCTCTCGGCCGAGGAAGTCGCCGCTCTTGGCCTGTTTGCCCAGGCGATCGGGAATGACAACATCAAGCTGGGGCAGGTGCCGGTCATTGAGCTACAGCACTACGACCTGGCGATTGATCGTGATAAGCTCGATGAGACGCTGCGCACGTACAATTTCCGTGAAGGGCGCGAGACCGCGTATCGCGTCGCTCAATGA
- a CDS encoding prepilin-type N-terminal cleavage/methylation domain-containing protein, with protein MRMQIMRLRHAFTLIELLVVIAIIAILAALLFPVFARAKMEAKKTQCISNLRQIGAGIGLYMTDADDFFPSAIDASDRYTPQIWDNYPQFQAKIPTMPLMIDILQPYVKNRGIFVCPSDQGMQVLDFSPWQEFKVSPALAKVPEYASSYFFRTEIAFKSMTSTSFELPANINVMFDGAGHWHTPARALKANEPFDNMQSLLRQYRYNVLFGDLHVKNLTHAQLQAAWDTPLFAGDAP; from the coding sequence ATGAGAATGCAGATCATGCGACTTCGGCATGCCTTTACTTTGATTGAGCTTCTGGTCGTGATCGCCATCATCGCGATCCTGGCGGCGTTGCTGTTCCCGGTGTTCGCACGGGCCAAGATGGAAGCCAAGAAGACCCAGTGCATCAGCAATCTGCGCCAAATCGGGGCGGGCATCGGACTGTACATGACCGATGCGGACGACTTCTTCCCTTCGGCCATCGATGCAAGCGACCGGTACACGCCCCAGATCTGGGACAACTACCCGCAGTTCCAGGCCAAGATCCCGACGATGCCGCTGATGATCGACATCTTGCAGCCGTATGTGAAGAACCGCGGCATCTTCGTGTGTCCGTCGGATCAAGGCATGCAGGTTCTGGACTTCTCGCCCTGGCAAGAGTTCAAAGTCTCGCCCGCGCTCGCCAAGGTCCCCGAGTACGCGTCCAGCTACTTCTTCCGCACCGAGATCGCTTTCAAGTCGATGACCAGCACGTCGTTCGAGCTCCCTGCGAATATCAACGTGATGTTCGACGGTGCGGGCCACTGGCACACTCCGGCCCGTGCGCTCAAAGCCAACGAGCCGTTCGACAACATGCAAAGTCTTCTCCGCCAATACCGGTACAACGTGCTCTTCGGCGATTTGCACGTGAAGAACCTCACCCACGCCCAACTTCAAGCCGCCTGGGACACCCCGCTCTTCGCGGGGGACGCTCCGTGA
- a CDS encoding amidohydrolase family protein, protein MILRPEWVWIDGRCERGLEVRIEDGVVREVSATSRPARPFFLSPKFVNAHSHLEYRGFQGKVHGDYFPWIRALTELKATQNNEEVAADALVASLENVTAGVGHIVEHSDRPVASALVAARLSATLFQEVITLLEYRDPVAKLAGVSAKADAQSDVLGQRVYLTPHAPYTVDAVTLRKFGSREDPISIHVAETDAENVWTRSGDGPIGELYTRLGIDWPPPGTSVVRWLGELGLARPGAQFVHCCAVNEDDLDLMANAGVSVAHCPRSNANLGCPAAPVQAMIDRGIPVGLGLDSAASSGPVNMLAELRAVSRDISPEQRWAMATTTGARSVGLQNWNIAVGGSCPLMAIGLPEGRDLANLLDLGTVETILSLQEVAEA, encoded by the coding sequence GTGATTCTCCGACCAGAGTGGGTTTGGATTGATGGCCGATGCGAGCGCGGACTGGAAGTTCGGATAGAGGATGGCGTCGTCCGCGAGGTATCAGCCACGAGCCGTCCGGCCCGCCCGTTCTTTCTATCACCGAAGTTCGTGAACGCCCATTCGCACCTGGAATACCGGGGCTTCCAGGGCAAAGTGCACGGCGACTACTTCCCTTGGATTCGCGCGCTCACCGAACTCAAAGCAACCCAAAACAACGAAGAAGTGGCGGCAGATGCCTTGGTCGCTTCGCTTGAGAACGTGACCGCCGGAGTCGGGCACATCGTGGAGCACTCAGATCGGCCGGTGGCCAGCGCATTGGTCGCCGCCCGGCTCTCAGCCACACTTTTCCAGGAAGTCATAACACTCCTCGAATACCGCGATCCAGTGGCGAAGCTGGCAGGGGTGAGTGCCAAAGCCGATGCTCAATCGGATGTGCTCGGCCAGCGGGTCTATCTCACCCCCCACGCCCCGTACACAGTAGATGCCGTAACGTTACGAAAGTTCGGCTCACGCGAAGATCCCATTTCGATTCACGTTGCCGAGACGGATGCCGAAAATGTGTGGACCCGAAGCGGTGACGGACCCATCGGCGAGCTTTACACGAGGCTCGGCATTGACTGGCCCCCGCCCGGAACAAGTGTCGTGCGCTGGCTGGGCGAGCTCGGGCTCGCTCGCCCAGGAGCTCAGTTCGTCCACTGTTGCGCTGTCAACGAAGACGACCTTGATCTCATGGCGAACGCAGGGGTTTCGGTCGCGCACTGCCCGCGCAGTAATGCCAATCTAGGCTGCCCAGCGGCTCCAGTGCAGGCGATGATCGATCGGGGAATCCCCGTGGGCCTCGGGCTTGATTCTGCCGCCAGCAGTGGACCGGTCAACATGCTTGCCGAACTCCGGGCTGTGTCGCGGGACATCTCGCCCGAGCAGCGTTGGGCCATGGCCACGACAACCGGGGCGCGCTCCGTGGGTCTGCAGAATTGGAACATAGCGGTCGGCGGCTCATGCCCCTTAATGGCCATCGGGCTCCCTGAAGGAAGAGACCTTGCGAATCTGCTCGACCTCGGGACGGTCGAAACCATTCTCTCTTTGCAA